In Nitrospirota bacterium, a single genomic region encodes these proteins:
- a CDS encoding cytochrome C: MRYRIFWMPLLLLLLIFTLTSVAIAGFRELFEKEFLTEPWAGPKVEKDVCIECHTSDIMKPRFRVIVDEWKMSWHSQNNVSCHDCHGGDPKDAAMSMSPQRGFAGTPKYADVPEFCGKCHIGILKNYLESGHGKTLKATRKGPNCVTCHGSHNIQKASIDIISEQQCSKCHSYERAKIMKQALFLIEKKIGDIEGDIKRLRAGGVFTEEEEKTLFSTHAEFRTLFHTVDVALVKDRTDEFTNKLNLIEKNIEATFNELGFRKIFSTFFMLVFAGMGVVVFLLSKTYRD, encoded by the coding sequence ATGAGATACAGGATTTTCTGGATGCCCCTGCTTTTATTACTTCTAATTTTTACTCTAACCTCAGTTGCTATTGCAGGATTCAGGGAGCTCTTCGAAAAAGAGTTTCTTACCGAGCCATGGGCAGGCCCAAAGGTGGAAAAGGATGTCTGTATCGAATGCCATACCTCTGACATCATGAAGCCCCGGTTTCGAGTTATAGTTGATGAGTGGAAGATGAGCTGGCATTCTCAGAACAATGTTTCATGCCATGACTGCCATGGCGGTGACCCTAAGGATGCTGCGATGTCGATGTCCCCACAGAGGGGGTTTGCAGGAACTCCAAAATACGCTGATGTCCCCGAGTTCTGCGGTAAATGTCATATCGGCATACTGAAGAATTATCTTGAAAGCGGGCATGGAAAGACACTCAAGGCTACAAGAAAGGGGCCAAATTGTGTAACCTGTCATGGTTCTCACAATATCCAGAAGGCAAGTATAGATATTATAAGTGAGCAACAGTGCTCGAAGTGCCACTCTTACGAAAGGGCAAAGATAATGAAACAGGCACTGTTTCTTATCGAGAAGAAGATTGGCGATATAGAGGGAGATATTAAGAGACTGAGGGCCGGGGGGGTATTCACCGAAGAGGAAGAAAAGACCCTTTTCAGCACCCATGCAGAATTCCGCACCCTTTTCCATACCGTTGATGTAGCTCTTGTTAAAGACAGGACTGATGAATTCACAAATAAATTAAATCTCATCGAGAAAAATATAGAGGCCACCTTTAATGAACTCGGTTTCAGGAAGATTTTCTCCACCTTCTTTATGCTGGTCTTCGCTGGCATGGGTGTTGTGGTATTTCTGCTATCGAAGACATACAGGGATTAG
- a CDS encoding cytochrome bc complex cytochrome b subunit, protein MWKKIRDWLEIRIGLDNLVRTQVKEFRVPGNINIFYTLGFVALTAYVLQVISGIFLLIYYVPHSEHAFSSVQDIMNKVPYGWLFRQMHVAGSNLMVAVVFLHLFSVFFMGSYKKPREMTWVTGCLMLFTVLFFCLSGYLLPWSQLSYWATTIVTTMPTAFPVIGDFIAWILRGGDYVSGSTLNRFFAIHVALLPPVFLFLMGLHIFLVRRIGLSSPPLGTSSKKGHWTEYRPETHPEGYPFYPYFVMKELVMVMIYLALMFFIIAFLPTLFLPGDANSPANPFKTPVHIRPEWYFLAPYQMLKLIPNKFLGITAELILIGIFLLWPFFDTKEERNILKRPRLLGVFIFSVTIWVVLTIWGRY, encoded by the coding sequence ATGTGGAAGAAGATAAGGGATTGGCTCGAGATAAGAATAGGCCTTGATAACCTCGTAAGGACGCAGGTGAAAGAATTCAGGGTGCCGGGGAATATTAATATCTTTTACACCCTCGGATTTGTTGCATTAACTGCGTATGTGCTTCAAGTAATATCTGGTATCTTTCTCCTCATATATTATGTGCCCCATTCAGAGCATGCCTTCAGTAGTGTTCAGGATATAATGAACAAGGTGCCCTATGGATGGCTCTTCAGGCAGATGCATGTGGCGGGTAGCAACCTCATGGTGGCCGTGGTCTTTCTCCATCTGTTTTCTGTATTCTTCATGGGGAGTTATAAAAAACCGAGGGAGATGACATGGGTCACTGGATGCTTGATGTTGTTCACTGTCCTCTTTTTTTGCCTCAGCGGGTATCTGCTGCCATGGAGTCAGTTGAGCTATTGGGCAACAACCATTGTTACTACCATGCCGACAGCTTTCCCGGTTATTGGTGATTTTATAGCCTGGATATTAAGAGGCGGTGACTATGTTTCAGGAAGCACACTTAATAGATTCTTTGCCATCCATGTGGCTTTGTTGCCTCCTGTTTTTTTATTCTTAATGGGTCTTCATATATTTCTGGTAAGGCGTATCGGTCTTTCATCGCCGCCCCTGGGGACTTCAAGTAAGAAAGGGCACTGGACTGAATACAGGCCAGAAACTCACCCTGAGGGATACCCATTTTATCCATATTTTGTGATGAAAGAGTTGGTTATGGTGATGATTTACCTCGCCCTCATGTTCTTTATAATCGCTTTCCTGCCAACACTGTTTCTACCAGGGGACGCCAATAGCCCTGCAAACCCCTTCAAGACACCTGTTCACATAAGACCTGAATGGTATTTCCTGGCGCCATACCAGATGCTGAAGCTCATCCCGAATAAATTCCTCGGCATAACCGCAGAGTTAATACTAATTGGAATCTTTCTCTTATGGCCGTTCTTTGATACAAAAGAAGAAAGAAATATACTTAAAAGACCCCGCCTGCTTGGTGTGTTCATATTTTCAGTGACCATCTGGGTAGTATTAACAATCTGGGGGAGGTATTGA